ATCCATTATTAAGCCTTTTTTCGTATTATACCTTAAAATGAACTTAATTTACAACCATAGATTGATAATTATTCAACCAATTGTATTATACGAAAGACATAGAAAATTGCAATAAAATATTATAAATCATTAAGTTAATAATTTTATCTTGATTAATTTCGTAGGATTTTAATATTTAAGGCATGCAATCCATCACTAAATTCCTGATGGAGCAAATCATGTATTCGTCGATGCGCCTCTAGACGTGATAAATTTTCTAAAATTTTACTTTTAATAATGAGACGAAAATGCGTTTCATCTA
Above is a window of Alphaproteobacteria bacterium DNA encoding:
- a CDS encoding BolA family protein, translated to MLKPRHKRMLDLLQRHLDPDYLELIDDSQKHVGHRDNLDETHFRLIIKSKILENLSRLEAHRRIHDLLHQEFSDGLHALNIKILRN